In one Streptomyces sp. T12 genomic region, the following are encoded:
- a CDS encoding ABC transporter permease, which produces MSVVPAEVLPGSALAVDETARPAVAELGPRARLWPSLCAVYRAQLSRARVARIPLLFVATFQSIGIMILMRGVVDGGAEAQAVVAGSAVLVVAFVALNLLAQYFGQLRASGGLDHYATLPVPPAAVVLGAAGAYASFTVPGTVVTALFGCALFGLPVAHLWVLVAVIPLAGAALAGLGAALGLLAPRPELATLLGQLGMSAALLLGVLPADRMPEVVRFARDLLPSTYGVEAFARTFGPHPDWAFVLGDLAVCGVVGVVSLAVATWAYRRAAVR; this is translated from the coding sequence GTGAGTGTCGTACCCGCCGAGGTTCTGCCGGGCAGCGCCCTGGCCGTGGACGAGACGGCCCGTCCGGCCGTGGCCGAGCTCGGGCCGCGGGCGCGGCTGTGGCCGTCGCTGTGCGCGGTGTACCGGGCGCAGCTGTCCCGGGCCCGGGTCGCGCGCATCCCGCTGCTGTTCGTGGCGACCTTCCAGTCGATCGGGATCATGATCCTGATGCGCGGTGTCGTGGACGGCGGGGCCGAGGCGCAGGCCGTGGTGGCCGGGTCGGCCGTGCTCGTGGTCGCCTTCGTCGCGCTGAACCTGCTCGCGCAGTACTTCGGGCAGCTGCGGGCCAGCGGCGGACTCGACCACTACGCCACGCTGCCGGTGCCGCCGGCCGCCGTGGTGCTCGGGGCGGCGGGGGCGTACGCCTCCTTCACCGTGCCGGGGACCGTGGTGACGGCGCTCTTCGGGTGCGCGCTGTTCGGGTTGCCGGTGGCGCATCTGTGGGTGCTCGTCGCGGTGATCCCGCTGGCCGGGGCCGCGCTCGCCGGGCTGGGGGCGGCGCTCGGGCTGCTCGCGCCGCGGCCGGAACTGGCCACGCTGCTCGGGCAGTTGGGGATGTCCGCGGCGCTGCTGCTGGGGGTGCTGCCGGCCGACCGGATGCCGGAGGTGGTGCGGTTCGCGCGGGACCTGCTGCCGTCGACGTACGGCGTGGAGGCCTTCGCGCGGACCTTCGGACCGCACCCCGACTGGGCCTTCGTGCTGGGTGACCTCGCCGTGTGCGGCGTGGTCGGCGTCGTCTCGCTGGCCGTCGCCACCTGGGCGTACCGCCGGGCCGCCGTCCGGTGA
- a CDS encoding ABC transporter ATP-binding protein: MCAVRGLTKTYPAVRGRRGAPGTPEVRATDDVRLDIRRGEIFGLLGPNGAGKTTLVRQLTGLMRPDCGSVEILGHDIVRHPERAARILAYLGQESTALDELTVSLAAETTGRLRGLDVRQARAERDAVLDELGLGPLAGRPIKKLSGGQRRLACFAAALVGERPLLVLDEPTTAMDPVARRAVWSAVDRRRAERGTTVLLVTHNVIEAETVLDRVAVLDRGRVIACDTPSGLKERVAGEVRVELLWRDRAPLEVPEVAALQDRVVESGRRWTLRLAPEEARAVVATVTGGAAFAALDDFTLATPSLEDVYLALGGAAQQGLVKA; the protein is encoded by the coding sequence GTGTGTGCCGTGCGCGGGCTGACCAAGACCTATCCGGCCGTACGAGGGCGGCGCGGGGCGCCCGGGACGCCCGAGGTGCGGGCCACCGACGACGTACGGCTGGACATCCGGCGCGGCGAGATCTTCGGGCTGCTCGGCCCGAACGGCGCCGGCAAGACCACCCTCGTACGACAGCTCACCGGGCTGATGCGGCCCGACTGCGGCAGCGTGGAGATCCTCGGGCACGACATCGTGCGGCACCCGGAGCGGGCCGCCCGCATCCTCGCCTACCTCGGGCAGGAGTCGACGGCCCTCGACGAGCTGACCGTGTCCCTCGCCGCCGAGACGACCGGGCGGCTGCGCGGCCTGGACGTGCGGCAGGCGCGCGCCGAGCGGGACGCCGTACTCGACGAGCTGGGCCTCGGGCCGCTTGCCGGGCGGCCGATCAAGAAGCTGTCCGGCGGGCAGCGTCGGCTGGCCTGCTTCGCCGCCGCGCTGGTCGGGGAGCGGCCGCTGCTCGTGCTCGACGAGCCGACCACCGCGATGGACCCGGTGGCGCGGCGGGCCGTGTGGTCGGCCGTGGACCGGCGGCGGGCCGAGCGCGGGACGACCGTGCTGCTCGTCACCCACAACGTCATCGAGGCCGAGACCGTGCTCGACCGGGTCGCGGTGCTCGACCGGGGCCGCGTGATCGCCTGTGACACACCCTCCGGGCTCAAGGAGCGGGTCGCGGGCGAGGTACGGGTCGAGCTGCTGTGGCGGGACCGGGCGCCCCTGGAGGTGCCCGAGGTCGCCGCGCTGCAGGACCGGGTCGTGGAGTCCGGGCGGCGCTGGACGCTGCGGCTCGCCCCCGAGGAGGCCCGCGCGGTCGTCGCCACCGTCACCGGCGGGGCCGCCTTCGCCGCGCTGGACGACTTCACGCTCGCCACGCCCAGCCTGGAGGACGTCTATCTGGCGCTGGGCGGAGCCGCACAGCAGGGGCTGGTGAAGGCTTGA